The genomic interval GGCCACTTTAAATAATACTGGTGCATGTGGATGCCTATACGCTGCTCCAGGCAGTTCATCGTATGTCCTATCGTGAAGGATTCGTCCGGTGAGATGCTTATGAACCCCTCCCCATTGTTTAAAGAAAAACGGCACATTCTGCTTTTTACATTGGCGTAATATGCTCTCTACCCATTCAATATGCATTAGACGGGCACCTGGACCCGACTCTCCACCCACTATGACCCACTGAATCCCTTGAAGAGGTAAATTATCAAGCGGGCCTATGAGCGGCTCGCAAGACAGAAACCGAACGCTGGAAGGAACTTGTATAATATCATCGATGCGATAGACAGTACTCTCGTTTTCAATACTAACGCCCATCCAGACATTCTCAGGCCAAGTTAGGAGGTGAGAGATATCCCGAAGGCGTTCACTCCGCTTTGTCAAGATCTGGAAAATATGGTGAGGGCAAAGCGCCATGATATTGAATATTTGCTGGATAAATTCAAAGGGTACCTCTTCATGAAACAGGTCGCTCATGGAATTTACAAAAACCATCTGAGGCTTGAACCATCTCAGCGGCTGCTCAATCAAATCATAATGTAACGTTAGGTTGAAAGCATTTTTATATCGTGCTTGCCCCATAGCTTGCAGCCTATGTGCCATACGCTCAGCATAGCAGTGCATACACCCAGGACTGACTTTTGTGCAGCCAGTCACTGGGTTCCATGTAATGTCAGTCCATTCAATTTTCGATCTTGTAGCCACGATTATGATTACTTCCCTAATATATATTGAGCAATTTTCACAGCAGTAGGAGCACCTTTCGGATTAGCAGAGGCAAAACAGAGAAGGAAGATCGGCACATTCCTTGAGTTACGAAGGGGTAAAGGATTCTGGGCCACCTTTACGAAAACTGTTTCAAGTCGGTTTATAAAGAACTTGCCAATCGAATCAAAATCAGCATTTTTCTGAAGGCTGTCTTCAGGACCGAATAAAGTCGTTTGTTTTGGCGTTCGATAAAATGCCTTTTTCCACTCCTCTGTGCCGAAAAATTTTGTAAGCCGTGCAGCCCAACTATCTGACGGCGGTTGATTTTTTGTCAAAAGCCGGTTCACCGCTTGTCCAAGTGGGCACAGGATCCATAAGTCAATTGCTTTAGTGTGTGCGATAGCATCAATCGTTTTCCATTCGACCTGCATTCCATAAGGGTCAAGGAAAACCACAGCACGGGTAGTTCGCCAATTTTGCTTCTCGCACCAGGACTGAAGAAAGCTATTTGCTTCCTCCCGAACTATGTCTATTCTGTTTGCCTTTTGGGGAAACTGCTGACGCAAGGATTCCAATCCCATGACAAAATCTGAGCTGAGTTCGACAAAAATATATTGATCCATCCTCCTCCTCTTTATCACTGAAGAGGGAAATAGTCATATCCGTATCTTTTAATTGAGTGCTGCGGTATCCCGTGCCAGCAAAAGCATCAACATAAATAGTCTTATAATACGAAGCATTTTTATTTCCCTTAAAAATCGTCATGTAGGCGACCAGATATTTCTTTACTCGACTGAGCTTTTCTTCAGTCCAACTCCCGCCAAATTGATGCGACAAACTCATGCAGGTTTCCCCTTATTCCCCGTAGGGTTTCCTGACGGTAAATTCCAGTTTCCAGCGGTTGTGCTCATCCCGGCTGACAAACCACAGCTCCAGGGTGCCGATTTCCGTAAGATGAGCATGGAGACGAACCGGAATGGCGACTCCTTCCTTTCCTTCCATCGTGAGGTGCGCTTCAAGCGAGGCCAATTCCTCGATTTCATCCGACCAGTTTTCGATCAGCTCTCCAATCTGGTCGCTCCGTCGGGTCGAGGAGGCGAAAAAGCGAAATTCCGCAGGCTCACCCACGACCAGGCCGAATTCCTGGCCGGGGATCTCCTCTTCGGTCCCCTCTTCCAGGCCGAAGGGCACAACACACAAGGCCTTGATCGGCGGAGGAAATCCGGGCACGGAAGGCATGGAGGTTTCAATGCCGATGTAGTATGAGCGGGCGGCACCTCCGCGAATGCGGATACCCTGACCACGGCGGGCCAGACCGTATGAGGCAGCCCCATGAGCCACAGCCAGATCAAGGTTTGTTTCCGGTAACACCTTCAGCGGATTTCCTCCTTCGGCCTCGATCCAGGAGTTGAGAATCTCGACCAGCCGTTCCTGGAGAAGACCGGCCTTAAAGACTCCGCCGTTAAAAAGGATCGCTGTGGGATGGATAAATTTTTTCCCCGGATTTTTCTCGCGCAATTGCGGGAAATTCTCCAAAGCACCAATCTGTGCCCCCAGGAAACGGGCCAGATGGCGGGTGACCGCGGCATCGGCGGCATAGGGTAATCCCCATTCCTGAAGACCCACGGCCCGCTGTGTTCTGGGGCGGTCTTCGGCACTGCATTCCGGGAAAAATCCCTCAACCAGCACCGATTCCACCATCCGGCGGCTCAACCGGCTGCTCAGCGTGCCTCCGATCAGACTGCTCCCCCGTCCGGGGATGGTGACCGAATATTCCTGGCAGTCGGGATCATTCAGGATGGTCTCCTTGGCCAGACGGCAGTTTTGCCACAGGATGCGGTTCTGCCAGGTATCGAGGCGCGCCGGTGCGCCTTCCTCCCGCATTTTGTTCTGGATAGCCACAGCCAGAGCCAGGTCCATGTTATCGCCGCCCAGAAGGATGTGCTCACCGACAGCCACGCGGTTGAGGACCAGCGCTCCGTCTTCCTCAGCGACCGCGATCAGGCTCAGGTCAGTGGTTCCTCCTCCGATGTCGCAGACCAGAACAAGATCGCCGACTTTCACCCTGCCCCGCCATTCCTCATTGGCGTGGATCCAGGAATAAAAGGCCGCCTGCGGCTCTTCCAGCAAAATGGCGTTTTCCAGACCTGCATCCCGGGCCGCTTCCATGGTCAGCTCCCTGGCCACGGCATCGAAGGAGGCCGGAACAGTCAGAAAAATCTGCTGATGTTCGAGGAAATTCCCTGGATCGTCCTCGCCTTTTACATAATTCCAGGTTTCCCGGATATGCTCCAGATAGCGCCGTGAAGCCTCAAGAGGCGATACTTTTTCAACCTCGGCCGGACTCCCCCAGGGCAGAATCGGGGCCTTCCGATCCACTTCACCGTAGCAGAGCCAGGATTTGGCCGAGGAAACCAGCCGCTGGGGCACCTCGGCCCCCCGTGTCCTGGCCAGCTCACCGATGGCAAAGGTGCGCTCCGCATCCCAGGGCAGAGCCAGGCTTCCTTTTGCCAGCTCATACGATCCGGGCAGATACAGGAATGAGGGCAAAAGGTTTCGGTACTCCACTGCTCCCTCATGAACCAACTGGGGAATCTGAAGATAGT from bacterium carries:
- a CDS encoding phage Gp37/Gp68 family protein, with protein sequence MATRSKIEWTDITWNPVTGCTKVSPGCMHCYAERMAHRLQAMGQARYKNAFNLTLHYDLIEQPLRWFKPQMVFVNSMSDLFHEEVPFEFIQQIFNIMALCPHHIFQILTKRSERLRDISHLLTWPENVWMGVSIENESTVYRIDDIIQVPSSVRFLSCEPLIGPLDNLPLQGIQWVIVGGESGPGARLMHIEWVESILRQCKKQNVPFFFKQWGGVHKHLTGRILHDRTYDELPGAAYRHPHAPVLFKVA
- the tcmP gene encoding three-Cys-motif partner protein TcmP, translating into MDQYIFVELSSDFVMGLESLRQQFPQKANRIDIVREEANSFLQSWCEKQNWRTTRAVVFLDPYGMQVEWKTIDAIAHTKAIDLWILCPLGQAVNRLLTKNQPPSDSWAARLTKFFGTEEWKKAFYRTPKQTTLFGPEDSLQKNADFDSIGKFFINRLETVFVKVAQNPLPLRNSRNVPIFLLCFASANPKGAPTAVKIAQYILGK
- a CDS encoding Hsp70 family protein; amino-acid sequence: MIDSRYIVGIDLGTTNCAVGFVDTADPSVREGNYEVHYLQIPQLVHEGAVEYRNLLPSFLYLPGSYELAKGSLALPWDAERTFAIGELARTRGAEVPQRLVSSAKSWLCYGEVDRKAPILPWGSPAEVEKVSPLEASRRYLEHIRETWNYVKGEDDPGNFLEHQQIFLTVPASFDAVARELTMEAARDAGLENAILLEEPQAAFYSWIHANEEWRGRVKVGDLVLVCDIGGGTTDLSLIAVAEEDGALVLNRVAVGEHILLGGDNMDLALAVAIQNKMREEGAPARLDTWQNRILWQNCRLAKETILNDPDCQEYSVTIPGRGSSLIGGTLSSRLSRRMVESVLVEGFFPECSAEDRPRTQRAVGLQEWGLPYAADAAVTRHLARFLGAQIGALENFPQLREKNPGKKFIHPTAILFNGGVFKAGLLQERLVEILNSWIEAEGGNPLKVLPETNLDLAVAHGAASYGLARRGQGIRIRGGAARSYYIGIETSMPSVPGFPPPIKALCVVPFGLEEGTEEEIPGQEFGLVVGEPAEFRFFASSTRRSDQIGELIENWSDEIEELASLEAHLTMEGKEGVAIPVRLHAHLTEIGTLELWFVSRDEHNRWKLEFTVRKPYGE